Proteins encoded by one window of Antechinus flavipes isolate AdamAnt ecotype Samford, QLD, Australia chromosome 4, AdamAnt_v2, whole genome shotgun sequence:
- the DDR1 gene encoding epithelial discoidin domain-containing receptor 1 isoform X5, with amino-acid sequence MLWVGRSCSLRQRCCSLQHKSVRSGAMELLILLSLLPVILLGVGNADMEGHFDPAKCRYALGMQDRTIPDSDISASSSWSDSTAAQHSRLESSDGDGAWCPAGPVFPMESEYLQVDLRRLHLVALVGTQGRHAGGLGKEFSPSYRLRYSRDGHRWMDWKDRWGQEVISGNEDTGGVVLKDLGPPMVARLVRFYPRADRVMSVCLRVELYGCLWRDGLLSYTAPVGQTMYLAEAVHLNDSTYDGHTVGGLQYGGLGQLADGVVGLDDFRQSQELRVWPGYDYVGWNNNNFPNGYVEMEFEFDCLRVFQTMQIHCNNMHTLGARLPGGVECRFKRSPATAWEGEPVYQALGGSLRDPRARPVVVLLGGHVGRFLQCRFHFTGSWLLFSEISFLSNVVNESSPALGSTQPPAPWWPPGPVSTNFSSLELEPRGQQPVTKAEASPTAILIGCLVAIILLLLLIIAFMLWRQHWRRLLGKAERRVSEEELTVHLSVPGHTVLINNRPRPQEPPPYQEPRPRGNPPHPVPSAPNGSVMLLSNPAYRLLLATYARPPRGFGPPTSAWAKPTNTQACHGDYMEPEKPCAPLLPPPSQSSVPHYAEADIITLQGVTGGNTYAVPALPPGATGDGPPRGDFPRSRLYFKEKLGEGQFGEVHLCEVESPQDLLNLEFPLNVRKGRPLLVAVKILRPDATKNARNDFLKEVKIMSRLKDPNIIRLLGVCIQDDPLCMITDYMENGDLNQFLSAHRLEDKAVDGSPGDGGAIQGPTISYSMLLHVAAQIASGMRYLATLNFVHRDLATRNCLVGEHFTIKIADFGMSRNLYAGDYYRVQGRAVLPIRWMAWECILMGKFTTASDVWAFGVTLWEVLMLCRAQPFGQLTDEQVIENAGEFFRDQGRQVYLARPDACPLGLYELMLQCWSREPEERPSFPQLHRYLTEDALNMV; translated from the exons ATGCTTTGGGTAGGAAGGAGCTGTTCTCTACGG cagAGATGCTGTTCTCTCCAACATAAATCAGTGAGATCTGGAGCCATGGAGCTGCTTATCCTGTTGTCTTTGCTGCCTGTGATATTGTTAGGAGTTGGAAATGCTGACATGGAAGGACACTTTGATCCTG CCAAATGCCGTTATGCCCTGGGTATGCAAGACCGAACCATTCCTGACAGTGACATCTCAGCTTCTAGTTCCTGGTCAGACTCCACTGCTGCTCAGCATAGCAG aTTAGAGAGCAGTGATGGAGATGGGGCATGGTGTCCTGCAGGGCCTGTGTTTCCAATGGAATCAGAATACTTGCAGGTGGATCTTCGACGGCTACATTTGGTGGCCCTAGTGGGGACCCAAGGACGACATGCTGGGGGGTTGGGCAAGGAATTTTCTCCTAGTTACCGACTGAGATACTCCCGTGATGGTCACCGCTGGATGGACTGGAAGGACCGATGGGGCCAAGAG GTGATCTCAGGGAATGAGGACACTGGTGGAGTGGTGTTGAAGGACCTGGGACCCCCCATGGTGGCCCGTCTTGTCCGATTCTACCCCAGAGCTGACAGAGTCATGAGTGTTTGTCTTCGAGTGGAATTATATGGCTGCCTCTGGAGGG ATGGACTGCTCTCTTATACAGCTCCTGTGGGGCAGACTATGTACCTGGCTGAGGCTGTGCATCTCAATGATTCAACCTATGATGGACACACAGTGGGCGG ATTGCAATACGGAGGCCTGGGCCAACTGGCAGATGGTGTGGTAGGGCTGGATGACTTCAGGCAGAGCCAGGAGCTTCGAGTATGGCCAGGCTATGATTATGTAGGATGGAATAACAACAACTTCCCCAATGGCTATGTGGAGATGGAATTTGAGTTTGACTGCCTGCGGGTCTTCCAGACTATGCAG ATCCACTGTAACAATATGCATACCCTGGGTGCCCGGCTCCCTGGTGGGGTGGAGTGCCGCTTCAAGCGAAGTCCAGCCACAGCCTGGGAGGGAGAGCCAGTATATCAAGCCTTAGGAGGAAGTCTAAGGGACCCCAGAGCCCGGCCTGTAGTTGTGCTCTTGGGGGGCCATGTAGGTCGATTTCTGCAGTGCCGCTTCCATTTTACTGGGTCCTGGCTGCTCTTTAGTGAAATCTCCTTCCTTTCTA ATGTTGTGAATGAATCCTCTCCAGCTTTGGGTAGCACTCAACCACCTGCCCCTTGGTGGCCCCCAGGTCCAGTTTCTACCAACTTCAGCAGCTTGG AGCTGGAGCCTCGGGGACAGCAGCCTGTGACCAAAGCAGAGGCCAGTCCTACAGCCATCTTGATTGGTTGCTTGGTAGCCATCATCCTGCTGCTACTGCTTATCATTGCCTTCATGCTTTGGAGGCAGCATTGGCGCAGGCTGCTTGGCAAG GCGGAGCGACGAGTATCAGAGGAAGAGCTGACAGTTCATCTCTCTGTCCCTGGGCATACTGTACTTATCAACAACCGTCCAAGACCTCAAGAACCACCCCCTTACCAGGAGCCTCGGCCCCGTGGGAACCCACCTCATCCTGTTCCCAGTGCCCCTAATGGCTCTG TGATGCTGCTCTCCAATCCAGCCTACCGCCTCCTCCTGGCTACTTACGCCCGTCCCCCCCGAGGCTTTGGCCCCCCTACATCTGCCTGGGCCAAACCTACCAACACCCAGG CCTGCCATGGAGATTACATGGAACCAGAGAAGCCATGTGCCCCGCTGTTGCCTCCACCCTCTCAAAGCAGTGTCCCCCACTATGCTGAAGCTGACATCATCACTCTACAGGGTGTTACTGGGGGAAATACCTATGCTGTCCCTGCACTACCTCCAGGGGCTACAGGTGATGGCCCTCCCCGAGGGGATTTCCCCCGATCCCGGCTCTACTTCAAGGAGAAGCTAGGTGAAGGCCAGTTTGGGGAG GTACATTTGTGTGAGGTGGAAAGTCCCCAGGATCTGCTCAATTTAGAATTCCCCCTCAATGTGAGAAAGGGCCGCCCCTTGCTGGTGGCTGTCAAAATCCTTCGCCCTGATGCCACAAAGAATGCCAG gaatgatttcctgaaagaggTGAAGATCATGTCAAGGTTGAAGGACCCCAATATAATTCGACTTCTAGGAGTGTGTATCCAGGATGACCCCCTCTGTATGATTACTGACTACATGGAGAATGGTGACCTTAATCAGTTTCTTAGTGCCCACCGATTAGAGGACAAAGCTGTAGATGGCAGCCCAGGAGATGGGGGAGCCATTCAGGGGCCCACCATTAG CTATTCCATGCTGCTTCATGTGGCAGCCCAGATTGCTTCTGGGATGCGATACCTTGCCACACTCAATTTTGTGCACCGGGATCTAGCCACAAGGAACTGTTTGGTGGGTGAGCATTTCACCATCAAAATTGCTGACTTTGGAATGAGCCGAAACCTCTATGCTGGGGATTATTACCGTGTTCAGGGCCGAGCTGTGCTACCCATCCGATGGATGGCTTGGGAGTGCATTCTTATG GGAAAATTCACAACAGCCAGTGATGTGTGGGCCTTTGGAGTCACCTTGTGGGAGGTGTTGATGCTGTGTCGAGCTCAGCCTTTTGGGCAACTTACTGATGAACAAGTCATTGAGAATGCTGGGGAATTTTTTAGGGACCAAGGCCGGCAG GTATACCTGGCCCGCCCTGATGCCTGCCCTTTGGGactctatgaactgatgcttcAGTGCTGGAGCCGAGAACCAGAGGAGCGACCTTCTTTTCCTCAACTACACCGATATTTAACAGAAGATGCCCTCAATATGGTGTGA
- the DDR1 gene encoding epithelial discoidin domain-containing receptor 1 isoform X8: MLWVGRSCSLRQRCCSLQHKSVRSGAMELLILLSLLPVILLGVGNADMEGHFDPAKCRYALGMQDRTIPDSDISASSSWSDSTAAQHSRLESSDGDGAWCPAGPVFPMESEYLQVDLRRLHLVALVGTQGRHAGGLGKEFSPSYRLRYSRDGHRWMDWKDRWGQEVISGNEDTGGVVLKDLGPPMVARLVRFYPRADRVMSVCLRVELYGCLWRDGLLSYTAPVGQTMYLAEAVHLNDSTYDGHTVGGLQYGGLGQLADGVVGLDDFRQSQELRVWPGYDYVGWNNNNFPNGYVEMEFEFDCLRVFQTMQIHCNNMHTLGARLPGGVECRFKRSPATAWEGEPVYQALGGSLRDPRARPVVVLLGGHVGRFLQCRFHFTGSWLLFSEISFLSNVVNESSPALGSTQPPAPWWPPGPVSTNFSSLELEPRGQQPVTKAEASPTAILIGCLVAIILLLLLIIAFMLWRQHWRRLLGKAERRVSEEELTVHLSVPGHTVLINNRPRPQEPPPYQEPRPRGNPPHPVPSAPNGSACHGDYMEPEKPCAPLLPPPSQSSVPHYAEADIITLQGVTGGNTYAVPALPPGATGDGPPRGDFPRSRLYFKEKLGEGQFGEVHLCEVESPQDLLNLEFPLNVRKGRPLLVAVKILRPDATKNARNDFLKEVKIMSRLKDPNIIRLLGVCIQDDPLCMITDYMENGDLNQFLSAHRLEDKAVDGSPGDGGAIQGPTISYSMLLHVAAQIASGMRYLATLNFVHRDLATRNCLVGEHFTIKIADFGMSRNLYAGDYYRVQGRAVLPIRWMAWECILMGKFTTASDVWAFGVTLWEVLMLCRAQPFGQLTDEQVIENAGEFFRDQGRQVYLARPDACPLGLYELMLQCWSREPEERPSFPQLHRYLTEDALNMV, encoded by the exons ATGCTTTGGGTAGGAAGGAGCTGTTCTCTACGG cagAGATGCTGTTCTCTCCAACATAAATCAGTGAGATCTGGAGCCATGGAGCTGCTTATCCTGTTGTCTTTGCTGCCTGTGATATTGTTAGGAGTTGGAAATGCTGACATGGAAGGACACTTTGATCCTG CCAAATGCCGTTATGCCCTGGGTATGCAAGACCGAACCATTCCTGACAGTGACATCTCAGCTTCTAGTTCCTGGTCAGACTCCACTGCTGCTCAGCATAGCAG aTTAGAGAGCAGTGATGGAGATGGGGCATGGTGTCCTGCAGGGCCTGTGTTTCCAATGGAATCAGAATACTTGCAGGTGGATCTTCGACGGCTACATTTGGTGGCCCTAGTGGGGACCCAAGGACGACATGCTGGGGGGTTGGGCAAGGAATTTTCTCCTAGTTACCGACTGAGATACTCCCGTGATGGTCACCGCTGGATGGACTGGAAGGACCGATGGGGCCAAGAG GTGATCTCAGGGAATGAGGACACTGGTGGAGTGGTGTTGAAGGACCTGGGACCCCCCATGGTGGCCCGTCTTGTCCGATTCTACCCCAGAGCTGACAGAGTCATGAGTGTTTGTCTTCGAGTGGAATTATATGGCTGCCTCTGGAGGG ATGGACTGCTCTCTTATACAGCTCCTGTGGGGCAGACTATGTACCTGGCTGAGGCTGTGCATCTCAATGATTCAACCTATGATGGACACACAGTGGGCGG ATTGCAATACGGAGGCCTGGGCCAACTGGCAGATGGTGTGGTAGGGCTGGATGACTTCAGGCAGAGCCAGGAGCTTCGAGTATGGCCAGGCTATGATTATGTAGGATGGAATAACAACAACTTCCCCAATGGCTATGTGGAGATGGAATTTGAGTTTGACTGCCTGCGGGTCTTCCAGACTATGCAG ATCCACTGTAACAATATGCATACCCTGGGTGCCCGGCTCCCTGGTGGGGTGGAGTGCCGCTTCAAGCGAAGTCCAGCCACAGCCTGGGAGGGAGAGCCAGTATATCAAGCCTTAGGAGGAAGTCTAAGGGACCCCAGAGCCCGGCCTGTAGTTGTGCTCTTGGGGGGCCATGTAGGTCGATTTCTGCAGTGCCGCTTCCATTTTACTGGGTCCTGGCTGCTCTTTAGTGAAATCTCCTTCCTTTCTA ATGTTGTGAATGAATCCTCTCCAGCTTTGGGTAGCACTCAACCACCTGCCCCTTGGTGGCCCCCAGGTCCAGTTTCTACCAACTTCAGCAGCTTGG AGCTGGAGCCTCGGGGACAGCAGCCTGTGACCAAAGCAGAGGCCAGTCCTACAGCCATCTTGATTGGTTGCTTGGTAGCCATCATCCTGCTGCTACTGCTTATCATTGCCTTCATGCTTTGGAGGCAGCATTGGCGCAGGCTGCTTGGCAAG GCGGAGCGACGAGTATCAGAGGAAGAGCTGACAGTTCATCTCTCTGTCCCTGGGCATACTGTACTTATCAACAACCGTCCAAGACCTCAAGAACCACCCCCTTACCAGGAGCCTCGGCCCCGTGGGAACCCACCTCATCCTGTTCCCAGTGCCCCTAATGGCTCTG CCTGCCATGGAGATTACATGGAACCAGAGAAGCCATGTGCCCCGCTGTTGCCTCCACCCTCTCAAAGCAGTGTCCCCCACTATGCTGAAGCTGACATCATCACTCTACAGGGTGTTACTGGGGGAAATACCTATGCTGTCCCTGCACTACCTCCAGGGGCTACAGGTGATGGCCCTCCCCGAGGGGATTTCCCCCGATCCCGGCTCTACTTCAAGGAGAAGCTAGGTGAAGGCCAGTTTGGGGAG GTACATTTGTGTGAGGTGGAAAGTCCCCAGGATCTGCTCAATTTAGAATTCCCCCTCAATGTGAGAAAGGGCCGCCCCTTGCTGGTGGCTGTCAAAATCCTTCGCCCTGATGCCACAAAGAATGCCAG gaatgatttcctgaaagaggTGAAGATCATGTCAAGGTTGAAGGACCCCAATATAATTCGACTTCTAGGAGTGTGTATCCAGGATGACCCCCTCTGTATGATTACTGACTACATGGAGAATGGTGACCTTAATCAGTTTCTTAGTGCCCACCGATTAGAGGACAAAGCTGTAGATGGCAGCCCAGGAGATGGGGGAGCCATTCAGGGGCCCACCATTAG CTATTCCATGCTGCTTCATGTGGCAGCCCAGATTGCTTCTGGGATGCGATACCTTGCCACACTCAATTTTGTGCACCGGGATCTAGCCACAAGGAACTGTTTGGTGGGTGAGCATTTCACCATCAAAATTGCTGACTTTGGAATGAGCCGAAACCTCTATGCTGGGGATTATTACCGTGTTCAGGGCCGAGCTGTGCTACCCATCCGATGGATGGCTTGGGAGTGCATTCTTATG GGAAAATTCACAACAGCCAGTGATGTGTGGGCCTTTGGAGTCACCTTGTGGGAGGTGTTGATGCTGTGTCGAGCTCAGCCTTTTGGGCAACTTACTGATGAACAAGTCATTGAGAATGCTGGGGAATTTTTTAGGGACCAAGGCCGGCAG GTATACCTGGCCCGCCCTGATGCCTGCCCTTTGGGactctatgaactgatgcttcAGTGCTGGAGCCGAGAACCAGAGGAGCGACCTTCTTTTCCTCAACTACACCGATATTTAACAGAAGATGCCCTCAATATGGTGTGA
- the DDR1 gene encoding epithelial discoidin domain-containing receptor 1 isoform X2: MLWVGRSCSLRRCCSLQHKSVRSGAMELLILLSLLPVILLGVGNADMEGHFDPAKCRYALGMQDRTIPDSDISASSSWSDSTAAQHSRLESSDGDGAWCPAGPVFPMESEYLQVDLRRLHLVALVGTQGRHAGGLGKEFSPSYRLRYSRDGHRWMDWKDRWGQEVISGNEDTGGVVLKDLGPPMVARLVRFYPRADRVMSVCLRVELYGCLWRDGLLSYTAPVGQTMYLAEAVHLNDSTYDGHTVGGLQYGGLGQLADGVVGLDDFRQSQELRVWPGYDYVGWNNNNFPNGYVEMEFEFDCLRVFQTMQIHCNNMHTLGARLPGGVECRFKRSPATAWEGEPVYQALGGSLRDPRARPVVVLLGGHVGRFLQCRFHFTGSWLLFSEISFLSNVVNESSPALGSTQPPAPWWPPGPVSTNFSSLELEPRGQQPVTKAEASPTAILIGCLVAIILLLLLIIAFMLWRQHWRRLLGKVLSFPPKSCQAERRVSEEELTVHLSVPGHTVLINNRPRPQEPPPYQEPRPRGNPPHPVPSAPNGSVMLLSNPAYRLLLATYARPPRGFGPPTSAWAKPTNTQACHGDYMEPEKPCAPLLPPPSQSSVPHYAEADIITLQGVTGGNTYAVPALPPGATGDGPPRGDFPRSRLYFKEKLGEGQFGEVHLCEVESPQDLLNLEFPLNVRKGRPLLVAVKILRPDATKNARNDFLKEVKIMSRLKDPNIIRLLGVCIQDDPLCMITDYMENGDLNQFLSAHRLEDKAVDGSPGDGGAIQGPTISYSMLLHVAAQIASGMRYLATLNFVHRDLATRNCLVGEHFTIKIADFGMSRNLYAGDYYRVQGRAVLPIRWMAWECILMGKFTTASDVWAFGVTLWEVLMLCRAQPFGQLTDEQVIENAGEFFRDQGRQVYLARPDACPLGLYELMLQCWSREPEERPSFPQLHRYLTEDALNMV, from the exons ATGCTTTGGGTAGGAAGGAGCTGTTCTCTACGG AGATGCTGTTCTCTCCAACATAAATCAGTGAGATCTGGAGCCATGGAGCTGCTTATCCTGTTGTCTTTGCTGCCTGTGATATTGTTAGGAGTTGGAAATGCTGACATGGAAGGACACTTTGATCCTG CCAAATGCCGTTATGCCCTGGGTATGCAAGACCGAACCATTCCTGACAGTGACATCTCAGCTTCTAGTTCCTGGTCAGACTCCACTGCTGCTCAGCATAGCAG aTTAGAGAGCAGTGATGGAGATGGGGCATGGTGTCCTGCAGGGCCTGTGTTTCCAATGGAATCAGAATACTTGCAGGTGGATCTTCGACGGCTACATTTGGTGGCCCTAGTGGGGACCCAAGGACGACATGCTGGGGGGTTGGGCAAGGAATTTTCTCCTAGTTACCGACTGAGATACTCCCGTGATGGTCACCGCTGGATGGACTGGAAGGACCGATGGGGCCAAGAG GTGATCTCAGGGAATGAGGACACTGGTGGAGTGGTGTTGAAGGACCTGGGACCCCCCATGGTGGCCCGTCTTGTCCGATTCTACCCCAGAGCTGACAGAGTCATGAGTGTTTGTCTTCGAGTGGAATTATATGGCTGCCTCTGGAGGG ATGGACTGCTCTCTTATACAGCTCCTGTGGGGCAGACTATGTACCTGGCTGAGGCTGTGCATCTCAATGATTCAACCTATGATGGACACACAGTGGGCGG ATTGCAATACGGAGGCCTGGGCCAACTGGCAGATGGTGTGGTAGGGCTGGATGACTTCAGGCAGAGCCAGGAGCTTCGAGTATGGCCAGGCTATGATTATGTAGGATGGAATAACAACAACTTCCCCAATGGCTATGTGGAGATGGAATTTGAGTTTGACTGCCTGCGGGTCTTCCAGACTATGCAG ATCCACTGTAACAATATGCATACCCTGGGTGCCCGGCTCCCTGGTGGGGTGGAGTGCCGCTTCAAGCGAAGTCCAGCCACAGCCTGGGAGGGAGAGCCAGTATATCAAGCCTTAGGAGGAAGTCTAAGGGACCCCAGAGCCCGGCCTGTAGTTGTGCTCTTGGGGGGCCATGTAGGTCGATTTCTGCAGTGCCGCTTCCATTTTACTGGGTCCTGGCTGCTCTTTAGTGAAATCTCCTTCCTTTCTA ATGTTGTGAATGAATCCTCTCCAGCTTTGGGTAGCACTCAACCACCTGCCCCTTGGTGGCCCCCAGGTCCAGTTTCTACCAACTTCAGCAGCTTGG AGCTGGAGCCTCGGGGACAGCAGCCTGTGACCAAAGCAGAGGCCAGTCCTACAGCCATCTTGATTGGTTGCTTGGTAGCCATCATCCTGCTGCTACTGCTTATCATTGCCTTCATGCTTTGGAGGCAGCATTGGCGCAGGCTGCTTGGCAAG GTCCTCTCATTTCCTCCCAAATCCTGCCAGGCGGAGCGACGAGTATCAGAGGAAGAGCTGACAGTTCATCTCTCTGTCCCTGGGCATACTGTACTTATCAACAACCGTCCAAGACCTCAAGAACCACCCCCTTACCAGGAGCCTCGGCCCCGTGGGAACCCACCTCATCCTGTTCCCAGTGCCCCTAATGGCTCTG TGATGCTGCTCTCCAATCCAGCCTACCGCCTCCTCCTGGCTACTTACGCCCGTCCCCCCCGAGGCTTTGGCCCCCCTACATCTGCCTGGGCCAAACCTACCAACACCCAGG CCTGCCATGGAGATTACATGGAACCAGAGAAGCCATGTGCCCCGCTGTTGCCTCCACCCTCTCAAAGCAGTGTCCCCCACTATGCTGAAGCTGACATCATCACTCTACAGGGTGTTACTGGGGGAAATACCTATGCTGTCCCTGCACTACCTCCAGGGGCTACAGGTGATGGCCCTCCCCGAGGGGATTTCCCCCGATCCCGGCTCTACTTCAAGGAGAAGCTAGGTGAAGGCCAGTTTGGGGAG GTACATTTGTGTGAGGTGGAAAGTCCCCAGGATCTGCTCAATTTAGAATTCCCCCTCAATGTGAGAAAGGGCCGCCCCTTGCTGGTGGCTGTCAAAATCCTTCGCCCTGATGCCACAAAGAATGCCAG gaatgatttcctgaaagaggTGAAGATCATGTCAAGGTTGAAGGACCCCAATATAATTCGACTTCTAGGAGTGTGTATCCAGGATGACCCCCTCTGTATGATTACTGACTACATGGAGAATGGTGACCTTAATCAGTTTCTTAGTGCCCACCGATTAGAGGACAAAGCTGTAGATGGCAGCCCAGGAGATGGGGGAGCCATTCAGGGGCCCACCATTAG CTATTCCATGCTGCTTCATGTGGCAGCCCAGATTGCTTCTGGGATGCGATACCTTGCCACACTCAATTTTGTGCACCGGGATCTAGCCACAAGGAACTGTTTGGTGGGTGAGCATTTCACCATCAAAATTGCTGACTTTGGAATGAGCCGAAACCTCTATGCTGGGGATTATTACCGTGTTCAGGGCCGAGCTGTGCTACCCATCCGATGGATGGCTTGGGAGTGCATTCTTATG GGAAAATTCACAACAGCCAGTGATGTGTGGGCCTTTGGAGTCACCTTGTGGGAGGTGTTGATGCTGTGTCGAGCTCAGCCTTTTGGGCAACTTACTGATGAACAAGTCATTGAGAATGCTGGGGAATTTTTTAGGGACCAAGGCCGGCAG GTATACCTGGCCCGCCCTGATGCCTGCCCTTTGGGactctatgaactgatgcttcAGTGCTGGAGCCGAGAACCAGAGGAGCGACCTTCTTTTCCTCAACTACACCGATATTTAACAGAAGATGCCCTCAATATGGTGTGA